Proteins encoded within one genomic window of Marasmius oreades isolate 03SP1 chromosome 4, whole genome shotgun sequence:
- a CDS encoding uncharacterized protein (CAZy:AA1) — protein MVSPPFCLYTVLSLGILGTLALETIHREGDLHVANRKIAPDGWKRSAVLAGKSLATVDIPGPLITANRGDRLKINVIDELSDTSMVRATSIHWHGIFQKGTNWADGVASVTQCPIIPGESFLYNFLVPEPGTYWYHSHISVQYCDGLRGPLVIYDPEDPYKGEYDVDDESTVLTIADWYHRTARDILATQAAPAPNATLINGKGRYPENPTAPFSVINVEHGKRYRFRLISMSCDPSHTFSIDGHNFTIIETDGQYTQPHTVTSIFLHAGQRYSIILHANQKIGNYWIRASPDDGPVGYENGINSAILRYSGSPPSEPQPSTHPTPTGPGSELKEYDLAPLFSPQAPGRPRPGGADVTLDITLGFALPASFLMNGVQWKTPSVPVLLQMLSGQRHPKSLVPNGLVYLIPKGAIVEVNLHGGDAPGGPHPFHLHGHAFSVVKHGDIDVYNFQNPVRRDVTYVSTGNLTTIRFTTNNTGPWFLHCHKDFHLEDGLAAVLAEDIEDVKEEVVPPDEWKNLCPTYEEFSQTYPADSP, from the exons ATGGTATCTCCGCCTTTCTGTCTTTATACGGTCCTGTCCTTGGGCATACTTGGAACATTGGCACTCGAAACCATCCATCGTGAAGGGGATTTGCATGTTGCGAATAGAAAGATTGCACCAGATGGGTGGAAACGTTC AGCGGTTCTTGCCGGGAAATCATTGGCGACGGTTGATATTCCTGGTCCGTTGATCACAGCAAATCGG GGGGATCGACTCAAGATTAACGTGATCGATGAGTTATCCGACACTTCTATGGTTCGAGCCACGAGTATA CATTGGCACGGAATCTTTCAAAAAGGGACTAACTGGGCCGATGGAGTCGCTTCGGTAACTCAATGTCCCATCATCCCTGGAGAATCTTTTCTCTATAATTTCCTCGTACCGGAGCCGGGGACGTATTGGTACCATTCACATATCTCTGTGCAGTATTGCGATGGGTTGAGAGGGCCTTTGGTCATTTATGATCCCGAGGATCCGTATAAAGGCGAGtacgatgtcgatgatgagTCGACGGTTTTGACGATTGCTGACTG GTATCACCGAACTGCCCGCGATATACTCGCTACGCAAGCTGCTCCAGCTCCAAATGCCACTCTTATCAACGGAAAAGGTCGTTATCCCGAAAAC CCAACAGCACCATTCTCTGTGATCAACGTCGAACACGGAAAACGCTACCGCTTTCGCTTGATTTCCATGTCTTGCGATCCTTCCCACACATTCTCTATCGACGGACACAACTTTACCATCATCGAAACCGACGGACAATACACCCAACCCCATACCGTCACCTCCATCTTCCTCCACGCAGGACAACGGTATTCAATCATTCTTCACGCGAATCAGAAGATTGGAAACTACTGGATTCGAGCGTCTCCCGATGACGGTCCAGTGGGATACGAAAATGGAATCAACAGTGCAATTCTTCGGTATTCCGGATCTCCTCCCTCAGAACCACAACCTTCTACCCACCCGACACCAACTGGACCGGGTTCAGAGTTAAAAGAGTACGATCTTGCTCCCTTGTTCAGTCCTCAAGCACCGGGGCGCCCTAGACCTGGTGGTGCGGATGTTACGCTTGATATCACACTTGGATTTGCGTTACCGGCTTCCTTTTTAATGAATGGAGTGCAGTGGAAGACACCGTCTGTTCCTGTGCTTTTGCAGATGCTTAGCGGACAGAGGCATCCGAAGAGTTTGGTGCCCAACGGATTGGTTTATTTGATTCCGAAGGGGGCTATTGTGGAGGTTAATTTGCACGGAGGGGATGCCCCTGGTGGGCCGCATCCGTTTCATTTGCATGGG CATGCGTTTAGCGTTGTAAAGCATGGTGATATCGATGTTTATAACTTTCAGAATCCG GTCCGACGTGATGTGACGTACGTTAGTACCGGAAACTTGACCACGATTCGGTTCACAACCAATAATACTGGGCCGTGGTTCCTTCACTG CCACAAGGATTTCCATCTCGAAGA TGGCCTTGCTGCGGTACTTGCAGAAGACATCGAGGATGTCAAAGAGGAAGTTGTTCCCCCGG ATGAATGGAAGAACCTCTGCCCGACGTATGAAGAGTTTAGCCAAACGTACCCTGCGGACAGTCCCTAA